In Luteitalea sp. TBR-22, one genomic interval encodes:
- a CDS encoding spermidine synthase has product MRVDLKVDTHAYGAVDTHAYGAVGTHAYGAVGTHDYGAVGTHDYGAVGTHDFGAVGTHDYGAVGTHDCGSVDTQDRPATYTGGAARPRGRGLPTMIPWQTLGEALTPDGTRITLRQRGHEFLLLADGRSLMPSTITGSEQALALVGCRHLASTPRPRVLIGGLGLGFTARAALDLLPADASLVIAELVPEVRAWNEQLVGHLAGHPLADPRVTVTIGDALAVIRAERDGLDAILLDVDNGPAEFAARGNDALYGAAGLASMRQRLRPGGVLAVWSAWEDHRFARRLTSAGFAVTLERVRGHGRRGARHLIYRALPRR; this is encoded by the coding sequence ATGCGTGTCGACCTGAAGGTCGACACCCACGCCTACGGCGCGGTCGACACCCACGCCTACGGCGCGGTCGGCACCCACGCCTACGGCGCGGTCGGCACCCACGACTACGGCGCGGTCGGCACCCACGACTACGGCGCGGTCGGCACCCACGACTTCGGCGCGGTCGGCACCCACGACTACGGCGCGGTCGGCACCCACGACTGCGGCTCGGTCGACACCCAGGATCGGCCGGCGACGTACACTGGAGGCGCCGCACGCCCGAGGGGGCGCGGCCTCCCCACGATGATCCCCTGGCAGACCCTGGGCGAGGCGCTCACGCCCGATGGCACCCGCATCACGCTCCGCCAGCGGGGACACGAGTTCCTCCTGCTCGCCGACGGACGCAGCCTGATGCCGAGCACGATCACCGGTTCGGAGCAGGCCCTGGCGCTCGTCGGGTGCCGGCACCTGGCGAGCACGCCCCGCCCACGCGTGCTCATCGGCGGCCTCGGACTCGGCTTCACGGCGCGCGCCGCCCTCGACCTCCTGCCGGCCGACGCCTCGCTGGTGATCGCCGAACTGGTCCCCGAGGTGCGGGCGTGGAACGAGCAGTTGGTCGGTCACCTCGCCGGCCATCCGCTCGCCGACCCGCGGGTCACCGTGACGATCGGCGACGCGCTCGCGGTCATCAGGGCCGAGCGCGACGGGTTGGACGCCATACTCCTCGACGTCGACAATGGCCCCGCCGAGTTCGCGGCCCGCGGCAACGACGCGCTCTACGGCGCGGCGGGACTGGCGTCGATGCGCCAGCGACTGCGCCCCGGCGGGGTGCTCGCCGTCTGGTCGGCCTGGGAGGATCACCGCTTCGCCCGGCGCCTCACCTCGGCGGGCTTCGCCGTGACGCTGGAGCGCGTGCGCGGCCACGGTCGGCGCGGCGCCCGGCACCTGATCTACCGCGCCCTGCCGCGACGTTGA
- a CDS encoding carbohydrate binding family 9 domain-containing protein yields MWLAVAALALLPAAPVTAQPVTAEATSPLLMPRPSGRASTGPAPTLDGDVLGDPAWKDVVPMSGFVQEQPFEGQPSTERTEVRFRVTADRLYVGVVCYDSDPSGIIVSDARRDAPLEETDSFRLILDTYRDRQNGFVFGTNPAGIEYDGQVTNEGQGGGGLSNAQMQMGGSGSGFNLNWDGAWEVRARISDIGWSAEFAIPFKTLRYPAGRAQTWGVNFQRNIRRRNERSYWAPIPRQFTITRVSLAGTVEDVAVPVFRNLKLMPYVLGNVLTSGVNPAKTNWLGDVGGDLKYNLTPSLTLDATINTDFAQVEVDDQQVNLDRFNLFFPEKRPFFLENAGFFAVGNPGEVDLFFSRAIGISPAGRPIPILGGGRASGKVGAWNVGLLDMQTDSLDPAPGAAAVPSNNFAVIRLNRELPNRSQLGVLFTNRAGSGDYARPNDSGRTYAVDGRLGIGLQTFLSGFVSATEGDGKPTDTAFNMRSRTNTRRWDLDLGYQQVGNDFNPEVGFLTRAGYRKPDVRVMTRFRPSNFLGLQEVRPHASYRSFWGFDGFQETMYTHIDNHWQFRNAYEVHTGMNLTTEGVRTPFQIYPGIFVPPGTYDHAEGQFVFQTNLGAPVSYYLQTYIGGFFGGSRVTTNHTFRLRVGEAFTTETSYSLNDVDLPGGHFRTNLVRSRVNYSFTPRTFVQSLLQYNDRADLWSMNIRFGWLQAANTGLFIVYNDTRYLYDLVQRPERTDRSLVIKYSHMFDVLK; encoded by the coding sequence TTGTGGCTCGCCGTGGCGGCGCTGGCCCTGCTGCCGGCGGCGCCCGTCACCGCGCAGCCGGTCACCGCCGAGGCGACCTCGCCGCTGCTGATGCCGCGTCCGTCCGGCCGGGCATCGACCGGACCGGCCCCGACCCTCGACGGGGACGTACTGGGTGATCCGGCGTGGAAGGACGTCGTGCCGATGTCCGGCTTCGTGCAGGAGCAGCCCTTCGAAGGCCAGCCCTCGACCGAGCGGACCGAAGTACGGTTCCGGGTCACCGCCGACCGGCTCTACGTGGGCGTCGTGTGCTACGACTCCGATCCGTCGGGGATCATCGTCTCCGACGCAAGGCGCGATGCGCCCCTCGAGGAGACCGACTCGTTCCGCCTGATCCTCGACACGTACCGGGACCGGCAGAACGGGTTCGTGTTCGGCACCAACCCCGCAGGCATCGAGTACGACGGCCAGGTCACCAACGAGGGCCAGGGCGGAGGCGGGCTGAGCAACGCCCAGATGCAGATGGGCGGGTCGGGGAGCGGCTTCAACCTGAACTGGGACGGTGCGTGGGAGGTGCGCGCCCGCATCTCCGACATCGGATGGTCGGCCGAGTTCGCCATCCCGTTCAAGACGTTGCGGTATCCGGCCGGCCGGGCGCAGACCTGGGGCGTCAACTTCCAGCGCAACATCCGTCGGCGCAACGAGCGGTCGTACTGGGCGCCGATCCCGCGACAGTTCACCATCACCCGCGTGTCGTTGGCGGGCACGGTCGAGGACGTCGCCGTGCCGGTGTTCCGCAACCTGAAGCTGATGCCGTACGTGCTCGGCAACGTGCTGACCAGCGGCGTCAACCCTGCGAAGACCAACTGGCTCGGCGACGTCGGCGGCGACCTGAAGTACAACCTCACGCCGAGCCTGACGCTCGACGCGACGATCAACACCGACTTCGCGCAGGTGGAGGTCGACGACCAGCAGGTCAACCTCGATCGCTTCAACCTGTTCTTTCCGGAGAAGCGGCCGTTCTTCCTCGAGAACGCCGGCTTCTTCGCGGTGGGCAACCCCGGCGAGGTCGATCTCTTCTTCAGTCGGGCGATCGGCATCTCGCCCGCGGGGCGGCCCATCCCGATCCTCGGCGGCGGTCGCGCGTCGGGCAAGGTCGGCGCCTGGAACGTCGGCCTGCTCGACATGCAGACCGACAGCCTCGACCCCGCCCCCGGCGCGGCGGCAGTGCCGAGCAACAACTTCGCGGTGATTCGTCTCAATCGCGAATTGCCGAACCGGTCGCAGCTGGGCGTGCTCTTCACCAATCGCGCCGGTTCGGGCGACTACGCCAGGCCGAACGACTCGGGGCGGACCTACGCCGTCGACGGCCGCCTCGGCATCGGCCTCCAGACCTTCCTGTCCGGCTTCGTCTCCGCGACCGAAGGCGACGGCAAGCCGACCGACACGGCCTTCAACATGCGCTCGCGCACCAACACGCGCCGCTGGGATCTCGACCTCGGCTACCAGCAGGTGGGCAACGACTTCAACCCGGAGGTCGGCTTCCTCACCCGTGCCGGCTATCGCAAGCCTGACGTGCGCGTCATGACGCGCTTCCGCCCGAGCAACTTCCTCGGCTTGCAGGAAGTGCGGCCGCACGCCTCGTACCGGAGCTTCTGGGGCTTCGACGGCTTCCAGGAGACGATGTACACGCACATCGACAACCACTGGCAGTTCCGCAACGCCTACGAGGTGCACACCGGCATGAACCTCACCACCGAGGGCGTGCGCACCCCGTTCCAGATCTACCCGGGGATCTTCGTGCCACCGGGGACGTACGACCACGCCGAGGGCCAGTTCGTGTTCCAGACCAACCTGGGCGCACCGGTCAGCTACTACCTGCAGACCTACATCGGCGGCTTCTTCGGCGGCAGCCGCGTCACCACCAATCACACGTTCCGGTTGCGCGTCGGCGAGGCGTTCACCACCGAGACCTCGTACAGCCTCAACGACGTCGACCTGCCGGGCGGCCACTTCCGCACCAACCTGGTGCGCTCGCGCGTCAACTACTCGTTCACGCCCCGCACGTTCGTCCAGTCGCTGCTGCAGTACAACGACCGCGCCGACCTGTGGTCGATGAACATCCGCTTCGGATGGCTGCAGGCGGCCAACACCGGCCTGTTCATCGTGTACAACGACACGCGGTACCTGTACGACCTGGTGCAGCGTCCCGAGCGCACCGACCGCAGCCTGGTCATCAAGTACAGCCACATGTTCGACGTGCTGAAGTAG
- a CDS encoding DUF4333 domain-containing protein: MRPMVLLSSLRLPSLVLVASLPMLAGCTQNLNVESIGPSITQGVSDQVGLKLAKVSCPSEPRPLKKDDVFECVGDVEGGGTLRIAVTQTDDTGNITWKVARTEGLLDLSKVEASIVTGLKQQAQVDAKATCGGKWKAAKKGDAFDCNATAPDGTPIPIAVTVTDDQGNVSWETK; encoded by the coding sequence ATGCGTCCAATGGTCCTGCTGTCGTCGCTCCGCCTGCCTTCCCTCGTCCTGGTCGCGTCGCTGCCGATGCTGGCCGGCTGCACCCAGAACCTCAACGTCGAGTCGATCGGGCCCTCGATCACGCAGGGCGTGTCCGACCAGGTGGGCCTGAAACTGGCCAAGGTCTCCTGCCCGAGCGAGCCGCGGCCGCTCAAGAAGGACGACGTCTTCGAGTGCGTCGGCGACGTCGAGGGCGGCGGCACGCTGCGCATCGCCGTGACGCAGACCGACGACACGGGCAACATCACGTGGAAGGTCGCCAGAACGGAGGGCCTGCTCGACCTCTCCAAGGTGGAGGCCTCCATCGTCACCGGCCTCAAGCAGCAGGCGCAGGTCGACGCCAAGGCGACCTGCGGCGGCAAGTGGAAGGCCGCCAAGAAGGGCGACGCCTTCGACTGCAACGCCACCGCCCCCGACGGTACGCCCATCCCGATTGCCGTCACCGTGACCGACGACCAGGGCAACGTGAGCTGGGAGACCAAGTGA
- a CDS encoding response regulator transcription factor produces MTQPLAATVFAVDDDESFLTALGRVLRLGGYTVDPVPSPLAFLERPPSQVLGCVLVDLQMPDMTGLEFQQRLRAAGWTQPVVFLSGQGTIPATTQALKGGAMDFLTKPVRSEDLLRAVEEAVERHRSLLASAEELAGLRARYESLTPREREVCLGVARGQLNKQIAYDLNLTLATIKFHRARGLIKLGVNSVPELVLLLDRIGVLEAPIGPVAQR; encoded by the coding sequence ATGACCCAGCCACTGGCGGCCACCGTCTTCGCGGTAGACGATGACGAGAGCTTCCTGACTGCACTCGGCCGCGTGCTGCGCCTCGGCGGTTACACGGTGGATCCGGTGCCGAGCCCCCTCGCGTTCCTCGAGCGCCCGCCGTCCCAGGTGCTCGGCTGTGTGCTCGTCGACCTGCAGATGCCCGACATGACCGGCCTCGAGTTCCAGCAGCGGTTGCGGGCCGCCGGATGGACGCAGCCGGTCGTCTTCCTGAGCGGGCAGGGCACGATCCCGGCCACCACGCAGGCGCTCAAGGGCGGTGCGATGGACTTCCTCACCAAGCCGGTGCGATCCGAGGATCTCCTGCGCGCGGTCGAGGAGGCGGTCGAGCGTCACAGGAGTCTGCTCGCCAGCGCCGAGGAACTCGCCGGGCTGCGGGCCCGGTACGAATCACTCACGCCGCGCGAACGTGAAGTGTGCCTCGGGGTCGCTCGTGGCCAGCTGAACAAGCAGATCGCCTACGACCTCAACCTGACGCTGGCCACCATCAAGTTCCACCGCGCGAGGGGCCTCATCAAGCTGGGGGTCAACTCGGTGCCCGAGCTCGTGCTGCTCCTCGACAGGATCGGCGTGCTCGAGGCCCCCATCGGTCCCGTCGCGCAGCGGTAG
- a CDS encoding sensor histidine kinase gives MTRRILSCVLCLLTSSGALGATTTRPLADVTPEGLVHGEPSLWETSQPWVVVGLSALALQTALIFGLVAERRRRRDSEERLAARLRQQALVADVSTDFANLPDGDLAPHITAGLAHVGVALQVAECAMWTVDDPARPSLIARWRLEPGATSASMLDDALLCWAAPLLLHGEVVHVDDVSEVLEVSMARGEAQGTAALLVPLLVDGRVMAVLSVRHRGTRLSSERITDDLRTVGEMMAAALVRRRIDASIRHQLDALAHVDRVAGLGELAASLSHELNQPLTAILSNVEAAMTILERPDPSVAEVRAILADVIADTERASGIIRHLRAMLRKQHVDAQRVDVNAVVTEVVQLVEHDTRLRGSSLDVSVHDPLPAVRIDPTQLKQVLLNLVVNATDAMAARTSREAVQLRTFVRDGGVVIEVRDHGPGIAAGALQRLFDPFFTTKPNGLGVGLAITRSIVEAAGGLITAENVAAGGAVFRVWLPTAPAEG, from the coding sequence GTGACGCGGCGCATCCTGTCGTGCGTCCTGTGCCTGCTCACCTCCAGCGGTGCGCTGGGCGCGACCACCACTCGGCCGCTGGCCGACGTCACTCCCGAGGGGCTCGTGCACGGGGAGCCGTCCCTGTGGGAGACCTCGCAACCGTGGGTGGTCGTCGGGCTGTCGGCGCTCGCGCTGCAGACGGCCTTGATCTTCGGCCTGGTCGCCGAGCGGCGACGGCGGCGCGATTCGGAGGAACGCCTGGCCGCACGCCTGCGACAGCAGGCGCTGGTGGCCGACGTGTCGACCGACTTCGCCAACCTGCCCGACGGCGATCTGGCGCCGCACATCACGGCCGGCCTGGCGCACGTCGGGGTCGCACTGCAGGTGGCCGAGTGCGCGATGTGGACCGTCGACGATCCCGCCCGGCCCTCGCTCATCGCGCGGTGGCGCCTCGAGCCGGGCGCCACGAGCGCCTCGATGCTCGACGACGCCCTGCTCTGCTGGGCTGCGCCGCTGCTGCTGCACGGGGAGGTGGTGCACGTCGACGACGTGTCCGAGGTCCTCGAGGTCTCGATGGCCCGCGGCGAGGCACAGGGCACGGCGGCCCTGCTGGTGCCCCTGCTCGTCGACGGACGCGTCATGGCGGTGCTCTCGGTACGACACCGGGGCACGCGCCTCTCGTCGGAACGCATCACCGACGACCTGCGGACGGTCGGCGAGATGATGGCGGCGGCTCTCGTCCGGCGACGGATCGACGCGTCGATCCGTCATCAGCTCGACGCGCTGGCGCACGTCGACCGGGTCGCCGGACTCGGCGAGTTGGCCGCGTCGCTGTCACACGAGCTCAACCAGCCGCTGACGGCGATTCTGAGCAACGTCGAGGCCGCCATGACGATCCTGGAGCGGCCCGACCCGTCGGTCGCCGAGGTTCGGGCCATCCTGGCCGACGTGATTGCCGACACCGAACGGGCGAGCGGCATCATCAGGCACCTGCGCGCCATGCTCAGGAAGCAACACGTCGACGCGCAGCGAGTGGACGTCAATGCGGTGGTCACCGAGGTCGTGCAACTGGTGGAGCACGACACGCGCCTGCGCGGCAGCTCGCTCGACGTGTCGGTGCACGACCCACTGCCGGCCGTGCGGATCGACCCGACGCAGCTGAAGCAGGTGCTGTTGAATCTGGTGGTCAACGCTACCGACGCGATGGCGGCCCGCACGTCGAGGGAGGCCGTGCAACTGCGCACCTTCGTGCGCGACGGCGGCGTGGTGATCGAGGTCCGCGACCATGGGCCGGGTATCGCTGCCGGCGCGTTGCAGCGATTGTTCGACCCCTTCTTCACCACCAAGCCCAATGGCCTCGGGGTGGGGCTGGCCATCACCCGCTCGATCGTCGAAGCGGCGGGCGGGCTGATCACTGCGGAGAACGTCGCTGCCGGAGGAGCAGTCTTCCGCGTCTGGTTGCCGACCGCGCCTGCCGAGGGATGA
- a CDS encoding ATP-binding protein, translating into MPRRLLPSGTASPAGVGLVLAALAFLATLIPVMPGGMSQRLLAVPSPGGSREATSHSAPSGTQAGIGQGRLWDSHRQWILAGGTVLVLQSILIGGLLSERWRRRRSQDELAQRLRMQALVATISSSFAGASPDRVEAPMLASLEEIGRVLGTNDCALWAWQTPDPAPRLLCRWVNEPGALPVPTVLDQVLLTWARPRLERGKEVHVSDISEVVAPERRHGAGHVVSMLLLPLRVDGRVVGVLTLAHPRSQDWTRQVIGDLRTIGGIVATAVVRARAAASSRAQLETLAQVDRIAGLGEAAASIAHELSQPLAAILSNAEVAHHLLGRPDPPLHEVRDILADVLADDERAGGIIRNMRTTLRKHRVEAMPVHVNVVATEIRRLVAHDARMRRANIELHLGQGVPLVHIDETQLKQVLLNLVVNAVDAMGHLPVRQPVQLRTAARDGGALVEVRDFGPGIPPDVLPRLFDPFFTTKPDGLGVGLAISRSIIEAVGGRISAAPAEGVGAVFRVWLPAHADVGTARGPA; encoded by the coding sequence GTGCCGCGCCGTCTCCTGCCATCGGGCACGGCCTCGCCAGCCGGCGTCGGTCTGGTACTGGCCGCCCTGGCGTTCCTGGCAACGCTCATCCCCGTCATGCCCGGCGGCATGAGCCAACGCCTGCTCGCCGTGCCCAGCCCGGGGGGGTCGCGCGAGGCCACGTCGCACTCGGCGCCGAGCGGCACGCAGGCCGGGATCGGGCAGGGCCGGCTCTGGGACAGTCACCGGCAGTGGATCCTCGCCGGCGGCACTGTGCTGGTGCTGCAATCGATCCTCATCGGTGGCCTGCTCTCCGAGCGGTGGCGACGCCGACGGTCGCAAGACGAACTGGCCCAGCGGCTGCGCATGCAGGCGCTGGTGGCGACCATCTCTTCCTCGTTCGCCGGCGCCTCGCCCGACCGCGTCGAGGCGCCGATGCTCGCGAGCCTCGAGGAGATCGGCCGGGTGCTCGGGACCAACGACTGCGCCCTCTGGGCCTGGCAGACGCCAGACCCCGCACCGCGGCTGCTCTGTCGCTGGGTGAACGAGCCCGGCGCCCTGCCCGTGCCGACGGTGCTCGACCAGGTGCTCTTGACGTGGGCGCGTCCCCGGCTCGAACGCGGCAAGGAAGTGCACGTATCGGACATCTCCGAGGTCGTCGCACCGGAGCGTCGGCACGGGGCGGGCCACGTGGTCTCCATGCTGCTGCTGCCGCTGCGCGTCGATGGGCGGGTGGTCGGCGTGCTGACCCTGGCGCACCCGCGCTCGCAGGACTGGACGCGACAGGTCATCGGTGACCTGCGTACCATCGGCGGCATCGTCGCCACGGCGGTCGTGCGAGCCCGGGCAGCCGCGTCGAGCCGCGCCCAGCTCGAGACGCTGGCGCAGGTCGACCGCATCGCCGGACTCGGGGAAGCCGCCGCCTCCATCGCGCACGAGCTCAGCCAGCCCCTTGCCGCCATCCTGAGCAACGCCGAGGTGGCGCATCACCTGCTCGGGCGCCCTGATCCGCCGCTGCACGAGGTGCGCGACATCCTGGCCGACGTGCTCGCCGACGACGAGCGCGCCGGCGGCATCATCCGCAACATGCGGACGACACTGCGCAAGCACCGGGTCGAGGCGATGCCGGTCCACGTCAACGTCGTGGCCACGGAGATCCGCCGACTCGTCGCCCACGACGCGCGCATGCGCCGCGCCAACATCGAGCTCCATCTCGGGCAGGGTGTGCCACTGGTGCACATCGACGAGACGCAATTGAAGCAGGTCCTCCTGAACCTGGTCGTCAACGCCGTCGATGCGATGGGCCACCTGCCGGTGCGGCAACCGGTGCAGCTGCGCACCGCGGCACGTGACGGCGGCGCGCTGGTGGAGGTGCGCGACTTCGGGCCGGGCATTCCGCCCGACGTCCTTCCGCGACTGTTCGACCCGTTCTTCACCACCAAGCCCGACGGGCTCGGCGTGGGCCTGGCCATCTCCCGCTCGATCATCGAGGCGGTCGGCGGACGCATCTCGGCGGCGCCAGCCGAAGGGGTCGGGGCCGTCTTCCGCGTCTGGCTGCCGGCGCACGCCGACGTCGGGACGGCGCGGGGACCGGCGTGA
- a CDS encoding response regulator transcription factor, translating into MNAPARIALVDDDPSIRRGVARMLELSGLHVTTFPSAEALLALDAAAAFDCLVLDIHLPGLSGPDCYGDLRARGDAPPAVFITAHDANETQDMLQRVAPAACLRKPFRSQQLLQAIRDALQAPSATAVHG; encoded by the coding sequence ATGAACGCTCCCGCGCGCATCGCGCTCGTCGATGACGACCCCTCGATTCGCCGGGGCGTGGCGCGCATGCTCGAGTTGAGCGGACTGCACGTGACGACGTTTCCGTCGGCCGAAGCCCTGCTCGCCCTCGACGCGGCCGCCGCGTTCGACTGCCTCGTGCTCGACATCCACCTGCCGGGCCTGAGCGGCCCCGACTGCTACGGCGACCTGCGGGCCCGCGGCGACGCGCCGCCGGCCGTGTTCATCACGGCGCACGACGCCAACGAGACCCAGGACATGCTGCAGCGCGTGGCGCCAGCCGCCTGCCTTCGCAAGCCGTTCCGCAGTCAGCAGCTGCTCCAGGCCATCCGCGACGCACTGCAGGCGCCGTCGGCCACGGCCGTGCACGGGTAG
- a CDS encoding ATP-binding protein, whose amino-acid sequence MTAPHAAAGHATGPEFLATVTHEVRTPLNAVIGMTELLRRMALPPEAASLVETIHMSGEHLLALVNDLLDSARLESGRLEFEHVDFLLRDIVEEAVAIAAATTGARRLSIAAVVDPRLPDVLRGDPRRLGQVLANLLGNAVKFTPAGHVVLRLRCLAEEGRHVVCRLDVEDTGIGMAQHDVPRLFEPFMQADQATARRFGGTGLGLSIASRLVAAMGSRIEVETAPGRGSRFRIDLRLERGTRRDGLALPACAGRVALASPDALLAESIDAQATRLGVRLTKLVVPGAALPADHVALLLDPRSPQADRHREVAARAGTPVVELLPPGTAFPAGARLHLRLPVRLSALAHVLATLQPQAPFRQGTTLPLPGRHVLVVEDNDPNQQLVERVLDSVGVTADLVATGEEACAAIRARHYDLVFMDCRLPGMDGLEATRVMRAEHAAADLPIIGLSASVQAGMRQACLAAGMNDFLAKPARPSALLDALRRWLPAAHVARPLGVAATAPAAPLPSSAGGLDPGALVELRRLGVLGDMAGAASRDIAERLAGLRSAIASADLDHLAALAHRFTTSLGNVGWTRAADLASQLELACGQRRSSRALTLARALEQEVLDGRHALARLARPAPEAPW is encoded by the coding sequence TTGACTGCTCCCCACGCTGCCGCCGGCCATGCGACCGGGCCAGAGTTCCTGGCCACCGTCACTCACGAAGTGCGGACGCCGCTGAACGCGGTGATCGGGATGACGGAGCTGCTGCGGCGGATGGCGCTGCCTCCCGAGGCAGCGAGCCTGGTGGAGACCATTCACATGAGCGGCGAGCACCTGCTCGCCCTCGTCAACGACCTGCTCGACTCGGCGCGCCTCGAGTCGGGGCGCCTCGAGTTCGAGCACGTCGACTTCCTCCTGCGCGACATCGTCGAGGAAGCCGTCGCCATCGCGGCCGCGACGACCGGCGCGCGCCGCCTGTCGATCGCCGCGGTCGTCGATCCGCGGCTGCCCGACGTGCTGCGCGGCGATCCGCGGCGCCTCGGGCAGGTGCTCGCCAATCTCCTCGGCAACGCCGTGAAGTTCACGCCGGCCGGTCACGTGGTCTTGCGGCTGCGGTGCCTCGCGGAGGAGGGCCGGCACGTCGTGTGTCGGCTCGACGTGGAGGACACCGGCATCGGCATGGCGCAGCACGACGTGCCGCGGCTGTTCGAGCCGTTCATGCAGGCCGACCAGGCGACGGCCCGGCGGTTCGGCGGGACGGGGCTGGGCCTGTCCATCGCGTCGCGCCTCGTGGCGGCGATGGGCAGTCGGATCGAGGTGGAGACCGCGCCCGGCCGGGGCAGTCGCTTCCGCATCGACCTGCGCCTCGAGCGTGGCACGCGGCGTGACGGGCTCGCCCTGCCAGCGTGCGCCGGGCGCGTCGCCCTCGCTTCGCCGGACGCGCTGCTTGCCGAGTCCATCGACGCGCAAGCCACCCGACTCGGCGTCCGCCTCACGAAGCTCGTTGTCCCCGGCGCAGCGCTGCCGGCAGACCACGTCGCGTTGTTGCTCGACCCGCGCAGCCCGCAGGCGGACCGCCATCGGGAGGTCGCCGCCCGCGCCGGCACGCCGGTCGTGGAACTGCTGCCGCCTGGCACGGCATTCCCGGCGGGGGCACGCCTGCACCTTCGACTGCCCGTACGGCTGTCGGCGCTGGCCCACGTCCTGGCGACGCTGCAACCGCAGGCCCCCTTCCGGCAGGGGACGACGTTGCCCCTGCCCGGGCGGCACGTGTTGGTGGTGGAGGACAACGACCCCAACCAGCAGCTCGTGGAACGCGTGCTCGACAGCGTCGGCGTCACTGCCGATCTCGTCGCCACGGGCGAGGAGGCATGCGCGGCGATCCGTGCGCGCCACTACGACCTGGTGTTCATGGACTGCCGCCTGCCCGGCATGGACGGTCTCGAGGCGACGCGCGTGATGCGCGCCGAACACGCGGCCGCGGACCTGCCGATCATCGGCCTGAGCGCCAGCGTGCAGGCCGGCATGCGGCAGGCGTGCCTGGCGGCCGGCATGAACGACTTCCTCGCCAAGCCGGCGCGCCCGTCGGCGTTGCTCGACGCGTTGCGTCGATGGCTGCCCGCCGCCCACGTGGCCAGGCCGCTCGGGGTGGCGGCGACTGCGCCGGCAGCGCCACTGCCGTCCAGCGCAGGCGGGCTCGACCCGGGTGCGCTCGTGGAACTCCGCCGCCTCGGCGTGCTCGGCGACATGGCGGGGGCGGCGTCGCGCGACATCGCCGAGCGCCTGGCCGGGCTGCGCAGCGCCATCGCGTCGGCCGACCTCGATCACCTGGCCGCTCTCGCGCATCGGTTCACCACGTCGCTCGGCAACGTCGGCTGGACCCGGGCTGCCGACCTGGCGTCGCAACTGGAGCTGGCCTGCGGGCAGCGCCGTTCATCCAGGGCCCTGACCCTGGCGCGCGCCCTCGAGCAGGAGGTGCTCGACGGTCGCCACGCGCTGGCGCGGCTCGCGAGGCCCGCGCCGGAGGCCCCGTGGTGA
- a CDS encoding response regulator: MRALIVDDEPAVRLLLSRILARDFDCQAANASNGVEALDLLARGGYDFMLLDLLMPVMNGFETLHAIRHDDTLRDLPVMVMSTVREEARVREAIGLGVGTYVTKPLRPGEVTERLTRFLSRHARPSRPGVHPCADLPAGTGAGALRSHVEAAAVQVFGMQLGRQVDVDADPPPAAVGDEVALVALAMTRPDAEYRLLLRASPDVARVLASMARPHGAVDDVAIASTMQDLAWMLGARLLTSLRGAGEVGELEAPASTRWTHVDPARDGATLAEVDLVSSCGDVRCTVLVRARPCRGVRAARLP, from the coding sequence ATGCGCGCCCTGATCGTCGACGACGAACCGGCCGTGCGCCTGCTCCTGTCGCGCATCCTGGCGCGGGACTTCGACTGCCAGGCTGCCAACGCCAGCAACGGCGTCGAGGCACTCGACCTGCTGGCGCGTGGCGGGTACGACTTCATGCTGCTCGACCTGCTGATGCCGGTGATGAACGGCTTCGAGACCCTGCACGCCATCCGGCATGACGACACGCTGCGTGACCTGCCCGTGATGGTCATGTCGACGGTGCGCGAGGAAGCGCGGGTTCGCGAAGCCATCGGGCTCGGCGTGGGCACCTACGTCACCAAGCCGCTGCGCCCGGGCGAGGTGACCGAGCGACTGACGCGATTCCTGTCGCGGCACGCCAGGCCGTCTCGGCCGGGCGTGCACCCGTGCGCCGACCTGCCGGCCGGGACGGGTGCGGGTGCGCTGCGGTCGCACGTCGAGGCCGCGGCCGTGCAGGTGTTCGGCATGCAGCTCGGACGTCAGGTCGACGTCGACGCCGACCCGCCACCGGCGGCCGTGGGCGACGAGGTCGCCCTGGTTGCCCTCGCGATGACCCGTCCCGATGCCGAGTACCGCCTCCTGCTGCGTGCCTCGCCCGACGTGGCCCGCGTCCTCGCGTCGATGGCGCGTCCTCACGGGGCCGTCGACGACGTGGCGATCGCCTCGACCATGCAGGACCTCGCCTGGATGCTGGGAGCGCGCCTGCTGACGTCGCTGCGAGGCGCCGGCGAGGTGGGTGAGCTCGAGGCACCGGCCTCGACGCGCTGGACGCACGTCGATCCGGCTCGGGACGGCGCCACGCTGGCGGAGGTGGACCTGGTGAGCAGCTGCGGCGACGTGCGTTGCACGGTGCTCGTGCGGGCGCGGCCCTGCCGCGGCGTGCGTGCCGCCAGGCTGCCCTGA